A single region of the Plutella xylostella chromosome 28, ilPluXylo3.1, whole genome shotgun sequence genome encodes:
- the LOC125490848 gene encoding uncharacterized protein LOC125490848 — protein sequence MGERPICFNLLLKDELTYEATVRGVKPEATADQLRLQLTELATRMPSDEVIYFEGDVTSELEKVKNKIKDLQSSLSKPNLQLKHIKRCESLANHLYHRLGRINAVSKEETCMLGDLLLQLESRDSELRYISKAYQEQEKKQDIPVVGCIEPCPKVDHTQIQKLNLVFNGSDSVQAFVQRLEELCNSRGICEETLFNSVAEIFSGDALFWFRGVKEEVSSWKEVKARLYEEFLPFDYNRRLLQEVRSRTQGADESIIKYLSTMRNYFSRLSVPLPESEQLEIVQGNLRPFYTSQLALTNVGNWNELKERCRQLEYAKYRADSFAEPPRVSANSVAPDLAYQARNRLSVNAVDTEVDLFCVRCRVLGHGLWQCSAPPTQLCYSCGLKGATLHTCPRCGPSVAEPPKLQQKPDPAGPTVAGVSVNNEQPGTKSSGSGSRRRRRRRRCEEAGDGDADSGLRPYLDVAIYHHRCRGLLDSGSTVSVIGGKAAQSLSSCGTLYPAEEKSIITANGSHSPVSGFKILPVTVEDVTAFVKFYVVPDISSELLLGIDFWRAFNIAPDVLNLLNKRGVSKSREPYASEVRHLNSCNELSVSKCVPADNATASLVVRGRRSQDCQLSRVRRSMDSKSYLTASLTPNYERYTVVQQVSGFVYILEDSNGNQTECHARDILCRIDVP from the coding sequence ATGGGGGAACGTCCGATATGTTTCAACCTTTTATTAAAAGACGAATTGACATACGAGGCCACAGTCCGAGGTGTCAAACCTGAGGCCACTGCGGACCAATTAAGATTACAATTAACAGAATTAGCTACGCGGATGCCTTCGGACGAGGTTATTTACTTTGAGGGAGATGTTACCTCAGAGTtagaaaaagttaaaaacaaaattaaagactTGCAGAGCTCACTCTCAAAACCAAATTTGCAGTTAAAACACATCAAGCGTTGCGAATCATTGGCTAACCATTTATATCACCGCTTAGGTCGTATAAATGCCGTCAGTAAGGAGGAGACTTGTATGCTCGGGGACTTGCTCTTACAACTCGAATCTAGGGACAGCGAACTGAGGTACATTTCTAAAGCTTATCAGGAGCAGGAAAAGAAACAGGATATCCCTGTCGTAGGGTGTATAGAGCCATGTCCTAAGGTGGACCACACACAGATCCAAAAACTGAACCTTGTCTTTAACGGCAGTGATAGTGTGCAAGCATTCGTGCAGCGACTGGAGGAGCTTTGCAATTCTCGAGGTATCTGTGAGGAGACGTTATTTAATTCCGTCGCAGAAATATTTAGCGGTGACGCCTTGTTTTGGTTTCGGGGTGTCAAGGAGGAGGTCTCGAGTTGGAAAGAGGTTAAGGCTCGTTTGTATGAGGAGTTCCTGCCATTCGATTATAATCGGCGTTTATTACAGGAGGTGCGGTCGCGGACACAAGGTGCTGATGAATCCATCATAAAGTACTTAAGCACAATGCGGAATTATTTTTCTAGGCTCAGCGTGCCGTTACCGGAGTCAGAGCAGCTGGAGATAGTACAAGGTAACCTTAGACCGTTTTACACGAGTCAGCTTGCTCTTACAAACGTCGGGAACTGGAACGAGCTGAAGGAACGCTGTAGGCAGCTGGAGTACGCCAAATACCGAGCAGACTCTTTTGCGGAGCCGCCCCGAGTTTCTGCGAATTCGGTAGCGCCGGACTTAGCCTATCAGGCTAGGAACCGACTTTCGGTTAACGCCGTGGACACCGAGGTGGACTTATTTTGCGTTCGTTGCAGGGTTCTTGGACATGGCCTTTGGCAATGTAGTGCACCACCCACCCAATTGTGTTACTCTTGTGGTTTAAAGGGTGCCACCTTGCACACGTGCCCACGGTGTGGTCCGTCAGTCGCTGAGCCACCGAAACTACAACAAAAGCCAGATCCTGCTGGACCAACCGTTGCTGGGGTAAGCGTGAACAACGAGCAGCCTGGAACCAAATCCTCCGGCAGTGGTAGTCGTCGTcgtcgccgtcgccgccgctgTGAAGAGGCAGGTGATGGAGACGCGGACAGTGGCTTGCGACCTTATTTAGATGTCGCGATTTACCACCATCGTTGCAGAGGGTTGTTGGATTCGGGTTCTACAGTTTCGGTCATTGGCGGAAAGGCGGCCCAATCCCTCTCCAGTTGTGGTACGTTGTATCCAGCTGAGGAGAAATCCATTATCACGGCTAATGGATCACATTCTCCGGTTTCTGGTTTTAAGATTTTACCGGTGACTGTAGAGGATGTTACGGCTTTCGTGAAATTTTATGTCGTTCCTGATATTTCTTCAGAATTGCTGTTAGGTATAGATTTCTGGCGTGCTTTTAATATCGCACCTGATGTTCTGAACCTACTCAATAAAAGAGGAGTCTCTAAAAGCAGGGAACCGTATGCAAGTGAGGTTAGACATTTGAACTCATGCAACGAGTTGAGTGTTTCGAAGTGTGTACCGGCTGATAACGCTACTGCCAGTTTGGTAGTTCGTGGTCGTCGCTCACAGGATTGCCAACTCAGTAGGGTTCGTCGAAGCATGGATTCAAAGTCGTACTTGACTGCTAGTTTGACTCCGAATTACGAGAGGTATACAGTAGTTCAACAAGTGTCTGGATTTGTCTACATTCTTGAAGATAGCAATGGGAACCAGACAGAGTGTCACGCCAGGGATATTCTCTGTAGAATTGATGTTCCGTAG